A genome region from Macaca nemestrina isolate mMacNem1 chromosome 20, mMacNem.hap1, whole genome shotgun sequence includes the following:
- the LOC105495412 gene encoding cation channel sperm-associated auxiliary subunit gamma isoform X1, translating to MCGPAMFPAGPRWPRVRVLQVLWALLAVLLASRRLWAIKDFEECTWQVVLNEFKRVGENGASDRFFEQELVDTVGNLFHMLVDSPIDPREKYLGFPYYLKINYSCEEKHSEDLVRMGHLTGLKPVVLVTFQSPVNFYRWKIEQLQIQMEAAPFRSKEPCIAEEVCSMSWYTPMPIKNGSVVMRVDVSSNGLGTFIPDKRFQVNINGFLKRNQDNNIQFTVGDELFNLMPQYFVGISSRPLWHTVDQSPVLILGGIPNEKYVLMTDTSFKDFSLVELSIDSCWVGSFYCPQSGFTATIYDTVATESTLFIRQNQLVYYFTGTYTTLYERNRGSGSWVRVLASECIKKLCPVYFHSNGSEYIMALTTGKHEGFVHFGTIRDGQVSFEMLPREWSVCEQIGVTTCSIIWSDYIAGEYTLLLLVESEYENASKRFQVVSYNTANDDLELLYHIPEFIPEARGLEFLMILGTESYTNTVMTPKGISCNPYNHLIFIWGNFLLQSSNKENFIYLADFPKELSIKYMTRSFRGAVAIVTETEEIWYLLEGTYRVYRLFPSKGWKVHISLQLMQQSSLYASNETMLTLFYEGSKLYQLVYLMNNQKGQLVKRLMPVEQLLMYQQHTSHYDLDRKGGYLMLSFTNFCPFSVMRLRNLPGPQRYTRQERYRARPPHVLERSGFHNENSLAIYQGLIYYLLWLHSVYDKPYADPVHDPTWRWWENNKQDQDYYFFLASNWRSAGGVFIEMDSYEKIYNLKSAYELPERIFLDKGTEYSFAIFLSAQSRSFRTMADLGTVFELHSHVDVGVVLADPGCIEASVKQEVLINRNAVLFSITLKDKKVCYDQGISGHHLMKSSMTVNVVGSSGLCFQETHAGARMQGNLMVPVFIGCPPGKRLAFDITYTLEYSRLKNKHYFDCVQVDPEMPCFLFRDIFYPFFLIQDLVTGDSGSFQGSYVLLVVGGGPTLDTLKDYNKDEIYRFNSPLDKTHSLIWTTRTKRTTKDSAFHIMSHESPGIEWLCLENAPCYDNVPQGIFAPEFFFKVLVSNRGVDTSTYCNYQLTFLLHIHGLPLSPKRALFILMVSLSVFVGLVIFYIAFCLLWPLVVKGCTMIRWKINDIIASESYYTYASISGMSSMQSVRRSRMGSMFSSRMTEDKAEPKEAVERQLMT from the exons ATGTGCGGCCCAGCCATGTTCCCTGCCGGTCCTCGGTGGCCCAGAGTCCGAGTCCTGCAGGTGCTGTGGGCCCTGCTGGCAGTGCTCCTGGCGTCGCGGAGGCTGTGGGCGATCAAGGATTTCGAAGAATGCACCTGGCAGGTTGTCCTGAACGAGTTTAAGAGGGTAGGCGAGAATGGTGCGAGCGACCGCTTCTTTGAGCAAGAGCTCGTGGACACAGTAGGCAACTTGTTTCACATGCTGGTGGACTCACCCATCGACCCGAGGGAG AAATACCTGGGCTTCCCTTACTACCTGAAGATCAACTACTCCTGCGAGGAAAAG CACTCTGAGGACCTGGTGCGCATGGGCCACCTGACGGGGCTAAAGCCCGTGGTGCTGGTCACCTTCCAGTCGCCAGTCAACTTCTACCGCTGGAAGATAGAGCAGCTACAGATCCAGATGGAGGCTGCCCCCTTCCGCAGCAAAG AGCCATGCATAGCAGAGGAAGTGTGTAGCATGAGCTGGTACACGCCCATGCCTATCAAGAATGGCAGTGTGGTCATGCGTGTGGACGTCAGCAGCAATGGCCTGGGGACCTTCATTCCAGATAAAAG GTTCCAGGTGAATATCAATGGCTTCCTGAAGAGAAACCAGGACAATAACATCCAATTCACTGTGGGAGATGAG CTCTTCAACCTGATGCCCCAGTACTTTGTGGGTATCTCATCGAGGCCCTTGTGGCACACTGTGGACCAGTCACCTGTGCTCATCCTGGGAGGCATTCCCAATGAGAAGTACGTCCTGATGACCGACACCAGCTTCAAGGACTTCTCTCTGGTGGAG CTAAGCATTGACAGTTGCTGGGTGGGCTCCTTCTACTGCCCCCAATCTGGCTTCACAGCCACCATCTATGACACTGTTGCCACCGAGAGCACCCTCTTCATTCGGCAGAACCAGCTGGTCTACTATTTCACAGGCACCTATACCACACTCTATGAGAGAAACCGCGGCAGTG GCAGCTGGGTTCGTGTCCTGGCCAGCGAGTGCATCAAGAAGCTGTGCCCTGTGTATTTCCATAGCAATGGCTCTGAGTACATAATGGCCCTCACCACGGGCAAGCATGAGGGTTTTGTACACTTCGGGACCATCAGAG ATGGCCAGGTGTCCTTTGAGATGCTGCCCAGGGAGTGGTCTGTGTGCGAGCAGATAGGAG TTACCACCTGCTCCATAATTTGGTCTGACTACATCGCGGGTGAGTATACCCTACTGCTGCTAGTGGAGAGCGAATATGAAAATGCCAGTAAACGTTTCCAGGTGGTCAGCTACAACACAG CTAATGATGACCTGGAACTTCTCTACCACATCCCGGAGTTCATCCCTGAAG CTCGAGGATTGGAGTTCCTGATGATCCTAGGGACGGAGTCCTACACCAACACTGTAATGACCCCCAAGGGTATCTCCTGTAACCcgtacaaccacctgatcttcatCTGGGGCAACTTTCTCCTGCAGAG CTCTAACAAGGAAAACTTCATCTACCTGGCAGACTTCCCCAAGGAACTGTCCATCAAATACATGACCAGATCGTTCCGTGGGGCTGTGGCTATTGTCACGGAGACGGAGGAG ATCTGGTACCTCCTGGAGGGCACCTACCGGGTGTACCGGCTGTTCCCATCCAAGGGCTGGAAGGTGCACATCAGCTTACAGCTGATGCAACAGTCCTCTCTCTACGCATCCAATGAGACCATGCTGACCCTCTTCTACGAAGGCAGCAAACTGTACCAG CTGGTGTACCTTATGAACAACCAGAAGGGCCAGCTGGTCAAGAGGCTTATGCCCGTGGAACAGCTTCTGATGTATCAACAGCACACCAGCCACTATGACTTGGATCGGAAAGG GGGCTACTTGATGCTCTCCTTCACCAACTTCTGCCCCTTCTCGGTGATGCGCCTGAGGAACCTGCCCGGTCCGCAGAGATACACGCGCCAGGAGCGCTACCGGGCACGGCCACCGCACGTCTTGGAGCGCTCGGGCTTCCACAACGAGAACTCGCTAGCCATCTACCAGGGCCTTATCTACTACCTGCTGTGGCTGCACTCCGTGTACGACAAG CCATACGCGGACCCGGTGCACGACCCCACCTGGCGCTGGTGGGAGAATAACAAACAAGACCAG GATTACTACTTCTTCCTGGCGAGCAACTGGCGAAGCGCGGGCGGCGTGTTCATAGAAATGGACAGCTACGAAAAGATCTACAACCTCAAGTCCGCGTACGAGCTGCCGGAGCGCATTTTCCTGGACAAGGGCACTGAGTACAGCTTCGCCATCTTCCTGTCGGCGCAGAGCCGCTCGTTCCGGACGATGGCAGACCTCG GCACCGTCTTCGAGCTGCATAGCCACGTAGACGTGGGCGTGGTGCTGGCCGACCCCGGCTGCATCGAGGCCTCGGTGAAGCAGGAGGTCCTGATTAATCGCAACGCGGTGCTATTTTCG ATTACGCTCAAGGATAAAAAGGTTTGCTATGACCAAGGCATTAGTGGACACCACCTTATGAAGTCTTCCATGACGGTCAAT GTGGTGGGTTCATCCGGGCTCTGCTTCCAGGAAACGCACGCGGGGGCCCGTATGCAA GGCAACCTGATGGTGCCAGTGTTCATTGGCTGCCCTCCAGGCAAGCGTCTGGCGTTCGACATCACCTACACTCTGGAATACAGCCGCCTGAAGAACAAACACTACTTTGACTGCGTTCAAGTGGACCCCGAGATGCCCTGCTTTCTCTTCCGGGACA TTTTCTACCCCTTCTTCTTGATTCAAGATTTGGTGACAGGAGACTCCGGCAGTTTCCAGGGCAG CTACGTGCTGCTGGTGGTGGGTGGCGGGCCCACACTGGACACACTCAAGGACTACAACAAGGACGAAATCTACCGCTTCAACAGCCCCTTGGACAA GACCCACAGCCTTATCTGGACCACGAGGACCAAAAGGACCACCAAAGACTCAGCCTTCCACATCATGTCCCATGAGAGCCCGGGTATCGA atggctctGTCTGGAGAACGCCCCATGCTATGACAATGTTCCCCAAGGCATCTTCGCCCCTGAATTCTTCTTCAAGGTGTTGGTGAGCAATAG AGGAGTGGACACGAGCACCTACTGCAACTACCAGCTCACCTTCCTGCTGCACATCCACGGGCTGCCACTCAGTCCCAAGCGGGCCCTTTTCATCCTCATG GTGTCACTCAGCGTGTTTGTGGGCCTGGTGATCTTCTACATTGCCTTCTGCCTCCTGTGGCCCCTCGTGGTGAAGGGCTGCACGATGATCCGGTGGAAGATAAACGATATCATTGCCTCAGAATCCTACTACACCTATGCCTCCATTTCCGGAATGTCGAGCATGCAGTCTGTGAGACGTTCCAGGATGGGCTCCATGTTCAGCTCCAGGATGACAGAGGACAAGGCTGAACCCAAGGAAGCCGTGGAGAGACAGTTGATGACCTGA
- the LOC105495412 gene encoding cation channel sperm-associated auxiliary subunit gamma isoform X3: MCGPAMFPAGPRWPRVRVLQVLWALLAVLLASRRLWAIKDFEECTWQVVLNEFKRKYLGFPYYLKINYSCEEKHSEDLVRMGHLTGLKPVVLVTFQSPVNFYRWKIEQLQIQMEAAPFRSKEPCIAEEVCSMSWYTPMPIKNGSVVMRVDVSSNGLGTFIPDKRFQVNINGFLKRNQDNNIQFTVGDELFNLMPQYFVGISSRPLWHTVDQSPVLILGGIPNEKYVLMTDTSFKDFSLVELSIDSCWVGSFYCPQSGFTATIYDTVATESTLFIRQNQLVYYFTGTYTTLYERNRGSGSWVRVLASECIKKLCPVYFHSNGSEYIMALTTGKHEGFVHFGTIRDGQVSFEMLPREWSVCEQIGVTTCSIIWSDYIAGEYTLLLLVESEYENASKRFQVVSYNTANDDLELLYHIPEFIPEARGLEFLMILGTESYTNTVMTPKGISCNPYNHLIFIWGNFLLQSSNKENFIYLADFPKELSIKYMTRSFRGAVAIVTETEEIWYLLEGTYRVYRLFPSKGWKVHISLQLMQQSSLYASNETMLTLFYEGSKLYQLVYLMNNQKGQLVKRLMPVEQLLMYQQHTSHYDLDRKGGYLMLSFTNFCPFSVMRLRNLPGPQRYTRQERYRARPPHVLERSGFHNENSLAIYQGLIYYLLWLHSVYDKPYADPVHDPTWRWWENNKQDQDYYFFLASNWRSAGGVFIEMDSYEKIYNLKSAYELPERIFLDKGTEYSFAIFLSAQSRSFRTMADLGTVFELHSHVDVGVVLADPGCIEASVKQEVLINRNAVLFSITLKDKKVCYDQGISGHHLMKSSMTVNVVGSSGLCFQETHAGARMQGNLMVPVFIGCPPGKRLAFDITYTLEYSRLKNKHYFDCVQVDPEMPCFLFRDIFYPFFLIQDLVTGDSGSFQGSYVLLVVGGGPTLDTLKDYNKDEIYRFNSPLDKTHSLIWTTRTKRTTKDSAFHIMSHESPGIEWLCLENAPCYDNVPQGIFAPEFFFKVLVSNRGVDTSTYCNYQLTFLLHIHGLPLSPKRALFILMVSLSVFVGLVIFYIAFCLLWPLVVKGCTMIRWKINDIIASESYYTYASISGMSSMQSVRRSRMGSMFSSRMTEDKAEPKEAVERQLMT, from the exons ATGTGCGGCCCAGCCATGTTCCCTGCCGGTCCTCGGTGGCCCAGAGTCCGAGTCCTGCAGGTGCTGTGGGCCCTGCTGGCAGTGCTCCTGGCGTCGCGGAGGCTGTGGGCGATCAAGGATTTCGAAGAATGCACCTGGCAGGTTGTCCTGAACGAGTTTAAGAGG AAATACCTGGGCTTCCCTTACTACCTGAAGATCAACTACTCCTGCGAGGAAAAG CACTCTGAGGACCTGGTGCGCATGGGCCACCTGACGGGGCTAAAGCCCGTGGTGCTGGTCACCTTCCAGTCGCCAGTCAACTTCTACCGCTGGAAGATAGAGCAGCTACAGATCCAGATGGAGGCTGCCCCCTTCCGCAGCAAAG AGCCATGCATAGCAGAGGAAGTGTGTAGCATGAGCTGGTACACGCCCATGCCTATCAAGAATGGCAGTGTGGTCATGCGTGTGGACGTCAGCAGCAATGGCCTGGGGACCTTCATTCCAGATAAAAG GTTCCAGGTGAATATCAATGGCTTCCTGAAGAGAAACCAGGACAATAACATCCAATTCACTGTGGGAGATGAG CTCTTCAACCTGATGCCCCAGTACTTTGTGGGTATCTCATCGAGGCCCTTGTGGCACACTGTGGACCAGTCACCTGTGCTCATCCTGGGAGGCATTCCCAATGAGAAGTACGTCCTGATGACCGACACCAGCTTCAAGGACTTCTCTCTGGTGGAG CTAAGCATTGACAGTTGCTGGGTGGGCTCCTTCTACTGCCCCCAATCTGGCTTCACAGCCACCATCTATGACACTGTTGCCACCGAGAGCACCCTCTTCATTCGGCAGAACCAGCTGGTCTACTATTTCACAGGCACCTATACCACACTCTATGAGAGAAACCGCGGCAGTG GCAGCTGGGTTCGTGTCCTGGCCAGCGAGTGCATCAAGAAGCTGTGCCCTGTGTATTTCCATAGCAATGGCTCTGAGTACATAATGGCCCTCACCACGGGCAAGCATGAGGGTTTTGTACACTTCGGGACCATCAGAG ATGGCCAGGTGTCCTTTGAGATGCTGCCCAGGGAGTGGTCTGTGTGCGAGCAGATAGGAG TTACCACCTGCTCCATAATTTGGTCTGACTACATCGCGGGTGAGTATACCCTACTGCTGCTAGTGGAGAGCGAATATGAAAATGCCAGTAAACGTTTCCAGGTGGTCAGCTACAACACAG CTAATGATGACCTGGAACTTCTCTACCACATCCCGGAGTTCATCCCTGAAG CTCGAGGATTGGAGTTCCTGATGATCCTAGGGACGGAGTCCTACACCAACACTGTAATGACCCCCAAGGGTATCTCCTGTAACCcgtacaaccacctgatcttcatCTGGGGCAACTTTCTCCTGCAGAG CTCTAACAAGGAAAACTTCATCTACCTGGCAGACTTCCCCAAGGAACTGTCCATCAAATACATGACCAGATCGTTCCGTGGGGCTGTGGCTATTGTCACGGAGACGGAGGAG ATCTGGTACCTCCTGGAGGGCACCTACCGGGTGTACCGGCTGTTCCCATCCAAGGGCTGGAAGGTGCACATCAGCTTACAGCTGATGCAACAGTCCTCTCTCTACGCATCCAATGAGACCATGCTGACCCTCTTCTACGAAGGCAGCAAACTGTACCAG CTGGTGTACCTTATGAACAACCAGAAGGGCCAGCTGGTCAAGAGGCTTATGCCCGTGGAACAGCTTCTGATGTATCAACAGCACACCAGCCACTATGACTTGGATCGGAAAGG GGGCTACTTGATGCTCTCCTTCACCAACTTCTGCCCCTTCTCGGTGATGCGCCTGAGGAACCTGCCCGGTCCGCAGAGATACACGCGCCAGGAGCGCTACCGGGCACGGCCACCGCACGTCTTGGAGCGCTCGGGCTTCCACAACGAGAACTCGCTAGCCATCTACCAGGGCCTTATCTACTACCTGCTGTGGCTGCACTCCGTGTACGACAAG CCATACGCGGACCCGGTGCACGACCCCACCTGGCGCTGGTGGGAGAATAACAAACAAGACCAG GATTACTACTTCTTCCTGGCGAGCAACTGGCGAAGCGCGGGCGGCGTGTTCATAGAAATGGACAGCTACGAAAAGATCTACAACCTCAAGTCCGCGTACGAGCTGCCGGAGCGCATTTTCCTGGACAAGGGCACTGAGTACAGCTTCGCCATCTTCCTGTCGGCGCAGAGCCGCTCGTTCCGGACGATGGCAGACCTCG GCACCGTCTTCGAGCTGCATAGCCACGTAGACGTGGGCGTGGTGCTGGCCGACCCCGGCTGCATCGAGGCCTCGGTGAAGCAGGAGGTCCTGATTAATCGCAACGCGGTGCTATTTTCG ATTACGCTCAAGGATAAAAAGGTTTGCTATGACCAAGGCATTAGTGGACACCACCTTATGAAGTCTTCCATGACGGTCAAT GTGGTGGGTTCATCCGGGCTCTGCTTCCAGGAAACGCACGCGGGGGCCCGTATGCAA GGCAACCTGATGGTGCCAGTGTTCATTGGCTGCCCTCCAGGCAAGCGTCTGGCGTTCGACATCACCTACACTCTGGAATACAGCCGCCTGAAGAACAAACACTACTTTGACTGCGTTCAAGTGGACCCCGAGATGCCCTGCTTTCTCTTCCGGGACA TTTTCTACCCCTTCTTCTTGATTCAAGATTTGGTGACAGGAGACTCCGGCAGTTTCCAGGGCAG CTACGTGCTGCTGGTGGTGGGTGGCGGGCCCACACTGGACACACTCAAGGACTACAACAAGGACGAAATCTACCGCTTCAACAGCCCCTTGGACAA GACCCACAGCCTTATCTGGACCACGAGGACCAAAAGGACCACCAAAGACTCAGCCTTCCACATCATGTCCCATGAGAGCCCGGGTATCGA atggctctGTCTGGAGAACGCCCCATGCTATGACAATGTTCCCCAAGGCATCTTCGCCCCTGAATTCTTCTTCAAGGTGTTGGTGAGCAATAG AGGAGTGGACACGAGCACCTACTGCAACTACCAGCTCACCTTCCTGCTGCACATCCACGGGCTGCCACTCAGTCCCAAGCGGGCCCTTTTCATCCTCATG GTGTCACTCAGCGTGTTTGTGGGCCTGGTGATCTTCTACATTGCCTTCTGCCTCCTGTGGCCCCTCGTGGTGAAGGGCTGCACGATGATCCGGTGGAAGATAAACGATATCATTGCCTCAGAATCCTACTACACCTATGCCTCCATTTCCGGAATGTCGAGCATGCAGTCTGTGAGACGTTCCAGGATGGGCTCCATGTTCAGCTCCAGGATGACAGAGGACAAGGCTGAACCCAAGGAAGCCGTGGAGAGACAGTTGATGACCTGA
- the LOC105495412 gene encoding cation channel sperm-associated auxiliary subunit gamma isoform X6, which produces MGHLTGLKPVVLVTFQSPVNFYRWKIEQLQIQMEAAPFRSKEPCIAEEVCSMSWYTPMPIKNGSVVMRVDVSSNGLGTFIPDKRFQVNINGFLKRNQDNNIQFTVGDELFNLMPQYFVGISSRPLWHTVDQSPVLILGGIPNEKYVLMTDTSFKDFSLVELSIDSCWVGSFYCPQSGFTATIYDTVATESTLFIRQNQLVYYFTGTYTTLYERNRGSGSWVRVLASECIKKLCPVYFHSNGSEYIMALTTGKHEGFVHFGTIRDGQVSFEMLPREWSVCEQIGVTTCSIIWSDYIAGEYTLLLLVESEYENASKRFQVVSYNTANDDLELLYHIPEFIPEARGLEFLMILGTESYTNTVMTPKGISCNPYNHLIFIWGNFLLQSSNKENFIYLADFPKELSIKYMTRSFRGAVAIVTETEEIWYLLEGTYRVYRLFPSKGWKVHISLQLMQQSSLYASNETMLTLFYEGSKLYQLVYLMNNQKGQLVKRLMPVEQLLMYQQHTSHYDLDRKGGYLMLSFTNFCPFSVMRLRNLPGPQRYTRQERYRARPPHVLERSGFHNENSLAIYQGLIYYLLWLHSVYDKPYADPVHDPTWRWWENNKQDQDYYFFLASNWRSAGGVFIEMDSYEKIYNLKSAYELPERIFLDKGTEYSFAIFLSAQSRSFRTMADLGTVFELHSHVDVGVVLADPGCIEASVKQEVLINRNAVLFSITLKDKKVCYDQGISGHHLMKSSMTVNVVGSSGLCFQETHAGARMQGNLMVPVFIGCPPGKRLAFDITYTLEYSRLKNKHYFDCVQVDPEMPCFLFRDIFYPFFLIQDLVTGDSGSFQGSYVLLVVGGGPTLDTLKDYNKDEIYRFNSPLDKTHSLIWTTRTKRTTKDSAFHIMSHESPGIEWLCLENAPCYDNVPQGIFAPEFFFKVLVSNRGVDTSTYCNYQLTFLLHIHGLPLSPKRALFILMVSLSVFVGLVIFYIAFCLLWPLVVKGCTMIRWKINDIIASESYYTYASISGMSSMQSVRRSRMGSMFSSRMTEDKAEPKEAVERQLMT; this is translated from the exons ATGGGCCACCTGACGGGGCTAAAGCCCGTGGTGCTGGTCACCTTCCAGTCGCCAGTCAACTTCTACCGCTGGAAGATAGAGCAGCTACAGATCCAGATGGAGGCTGCCCCCTTCCGCAGCAAAG AGCCATGCATAGCAGAGGAAGTGTGTAGCATGAGCTGGTACACGCCCATGCCTATCAAGAATGGCAGTGTGGTCATGCGTGTGGACGTCAGCAGCAATGGCCTGGGGACCTTCATTCCAGATAAAAG GTTCCAGGTGAATATCAATGGCTTCCTGAAGAGAAACCAGGACAATAACATCCAATTCACTGTGGGAGATGAG CTCTTCAACCTGATGCCCCAGTACTTTGTGGGTATCTCATCGAGGCCCTTGTGGCACACTGTGGACCAGTCACCTGTGCTCATCCTGGGAGGCATTCCCAATGAGAAGTACGTCCTGATGACCGACACCAGCTTCAAGGACTTCTCTCTGGTGGAG CTAAGCATTGACAGTTGCTGGGTGGGCTCCTTCTACTGCCCCCAATCTGGCTTCACAGCCACCATCTATGACACTGTTGCCACCGAGAGCACCCTCTTCATTCGGCAGAACCAGCTGGTCTACTATTTCACAGGCACCTATACCACACTCTATGAGAGAAACCGCGGCAGTG GCAGCTGGGTTCGTGTCCTGGCCAGCGAGTGCATCAAGAAGCTGTGCCCTGTGTATTTCCATAGCAATGGCTCTGAGTACATAATGGCCCTCACCACGGGCAAGCATGAGGGTTTTGTACACTTCGGGACCATCAGAG ATGGCCAGGTGTCCTTTGAGATGCTGCCCAGGGAGTGGTCTGTGTGCGAGCAGATAGGAG TTACCACCTGCTCCATAATTTGGTCTGACTACATCGCGGGTGAGTATACCCTACTGCTGCTAGTGGAGAGCGAATATGAAAATGCCAGTAAACGTTTCCAGGTGGTCAGCTACAACACAG CTAATGATGACCTGGAACTTCTCTACCACATCCCGGAGTTCATCCCTGAAG CTCGAGGATTGGAGTTCCTGATGATCCTAGGGACGGAGTCCTACACCAACACTGTAATGACCCCCAAGGGTATCTCCTGTAACCcgtacaaccacctgatcttcatCTGGGGCAACTTTCTCCTGCAGAG CTCTAACAAGGAAAACTTCATCTACCTGGCAGACTTCCCCAAGGAACTGTCCATCAAATACATGACCAGATCGTTCCGTGGGGCTGTGGCTATTGTCACGGAGACGGAGGAG ATCTGGTACCTCCTGGAGGGCACCTACCGGGTGTACCGGCTGTTCCCATCCAAGGGCTGGAAGGTGCACATCAGCTTACAGCTGATGCAACAGTCCTCTCTCTACGCATCCAATGAGACCATGCTGACCCTCTTCTACGAAGGCAGCAAACTGTACCAG CTGGTGTACCTTATGAACAACCAGAAGGGCCAGCTGGTCAAGAGGCTTATGCCCGTGGAACAGCTTCTGATGTATCAACAGCACACCAGCCACTATGACTTGGATCGGAAAGG GGGCTACTTGATGCTCTCCTTCACCAACTTCTGCCCCTTCTCGGTGATGCGCCTGAGGAACCTGCCCGGTCCGCAGAGATACACGCGCCAGGAGCGCTACCGGGCACGGCCACCGCACGTCTTGGAGCGCTCGGGCTTCCACAACGAGAACTCGCTAGCCATCTACCAGGGCCTTATCTACTACCTGCTGTGGCTGCACTCCGTGTACGACAAG CCATACGCGGACCCGGTGCACGACCCCACCTGGCGCTGGTGGGAGAATAACAAACAAGACCAG GATTACTACTTCTTCCTGGCGAGCAACTGGCGAAGCGCGGGCGGCGTGTTCATAGAAATGGACAGCTACGAAAAGATCTACAACCTCAAGTCCGCGTACGAGCTGCCGGAGCGCATTTTCCTGGACAAGGGCACTGAGTACAGCTTCGCCATCTTCCTGTCGGCGCAGAGCCGCTCGTTCCGGACGATGGCAGACCTCG GCACCGTCTTCGAGCTGCATAGCCACGTAGACGTGGGCGTGGTGCTGGCCGACCCCGGCTGCATCGAGGCCTCGGTGAAGCAGGAGGTCCTGATTAATCGCAACGCGGTGCTATTTTCG ATTACGCTCAAGGATAAAAAGGTTTGCTATGACCAAGGCATTAGTGGACACCACCTTATGAAGTCTTCCATGACGGTCAAT GTGGTGGGTTCATCCGGGCTCTGCTTCCAGGAAACGCACGCGGGGGCCCGTATGCAA GGCAACCTGATGGTGCCAGTGTTCATTGGCTGCCCTCCAGGCAAGCGTCTGGCGTTCGACATCACCTACACTCTGGAATACAGCCGCCTGAAGAACAAACACTACTTTGACTGCGTTCAAGTGGACCCCGAGATGCCCTGCTTTCTCTTCCGGGACA TTTTCTACCCCTTCTTCTTGATTCAAGATTTGGTGACAGGAGACTCCGGCAGTTTCCAGGGCAG CTACGTGCTGCTGGTGGTGGGTGGCGGGCCCACACTGGACACACTCAAGGACTACAACAAGGACGAAATCTACCGCTTCAACAGCCCCTTGGACAA GACCCACAGCCTTATCTGGACCACGAGGACCAAAAGGACCACCAAAGACTCAGCCTTCCACATCATGTCCCATGAGAGCCCGGGTATCGA atggctctGTCTGGAGAACGCCCCATGCTATGACAATGTTCCCCAAGGCATCTTCGCCCCTGAATTCTTCTTCAAGGTGTTGGTGAGCAATAG AGGAGTGGACACGAGCACCTACTGCAACTACCAGCTCACCTTCCTGCTGCACATCCACGGGCTGCCACTCAGTCCCAAGCGGGCCCTTTTCATCCTCATG GTGTCACTCAGCGTGTTTGTGGGCCTGGTGATCTTCTACATTGCCTTCTGCCTCCTGTGGCCCCTCGTGGTGAAGGGCTGCACGATGATCCGGTGGAAGATAAACGATATCATTGCCTCAGAATCCTACTACACCTATGCCTCCATTTCCGGAATGTCGAGCATGCAGTCTGTGAGACGTTCCAGGATGGGCTCCATGTTCAGCTCCAGGATGACAGAGGACAAGGCTGAACCCAAGGAAGCCGTGGAGAGACAGTTGATGACCTGA